From a single Arachis hypogaea cultivar Tifrunner chromosome 3, arahy.Tifrunner.gnm2.J5K5, whole genome shotgun sequence genomic region:
- the LOC112791091 gene encoding protein CHROMATIN REMODELING 24 isoform X1 has product MERSVSRTHKKPMSLNDSHHRFLQDLSAHPKSKPSPSPSASEEKEHDETPIQSDDHTIPRFSAITDFDSPIGPDSEEKPSSIEVKPPRSSPKESSQASLGTTRNDEKKTKLKLQGRRRLCKVATSDDCDKEAAVDESRFDELIELDSPLPAPKNVIQIDDSVGKNDIRDILNELNSKFELLSVERKRETKQVKPIEGSSALFRGKETYEDDEVVEFGSAGSSFSPQQDPSNDQSQGAKYAVGDAGIEYVEDDDSPAKFAGGDGGIEYVQDDDSPAKFAGGDGGIEYVQDDDSDDSVEELVNFEPKGDGSITLPGPKYTFKLPSKIAKMLYPHQRDGLKWLWSLHCLGKGGILGDDMGLGKTMQMCGYLAGLFHSRIIKRALIVAPKTLLPHWIKELSAVGLSEKTREYFGTNTKAREYELQYILQDKGVLLTTYDIVRNNSKSLRGSYHFDDEDNEDGATWDYMILDEGHLIKNPSTQRAKSLLEIPCSHRIIISGTPLQNNLKELWALFNFCCPELLGDNKWFKEKFEVPILRGNDKHATDRDKRVGSAIAKDLRDRIQPYFLRRLKSEVFNQDDDKTTAKLSKKEEIIVWLRLTSIQRHLYEAFLKSEIVLSAFDGSPLAALTILKKICDHPLLLTKRAAEDVLEGMDSMLKPEEVNVAEKLAMHIADVTDTDRFKNEHGHDVSCKISFIMSLLDNLIPEGHSVLIFSQTRKMLNIIQECLASKGYDFLRIDGTTKACDRLRIVNEFQAGASAPIFLLTSQVGGLGLTLTRADRVIVVDPAWNPSTDNQSVDRAYRIGQKKDVLVYRLMTCGTVEEKIYRKQVYKGGLFRTATEQKEQTRYFSQQDLRELFSLPKEGFDVSVTQRQLDEEHDGQHTLNDTFKAHIEFLRSQGIAGVSHHSLLFSKTGPVQAAPEDDDMTRRNQGTRYIGTSVSSSSNDRMADGAEFASKPKDLDRSKKGFSPSSDGKMTESEIKDRIKRLSQTLSNTAMISRLPDKGAKLQKRLTELNSELARLGMEERTGADLDDFTSEFQRVLNV; this is encoded by the exons ATGGAAAGGAGCGTTAGCAGAACCCACAAGAAGCCAATGAGCCTTAACGACTCTCATCATCGCTTCCTTCAAGACCTCTCCGCTCATCCTAAATCcaaaccctctccctctccctctgccTCCg AAGAGAAGGAGCACGATGAAACTCCCATTCAATCAGATGATCATACTATTCCCCGATTCTCTGCTATCACCGACTTCGATTCTCCTATCG GGCCTGACTCGGAGGAGAAACCCTCTTCCATCGAGGTCAAACCTCCGCGCTCTTCTCCGAAGGAAAGTTCACAGGCTTCATTGGGGACAACGCGTA ATGACGAGAAGAAGACCAAGCTGAAGTTGCAGGGTCGTCGCCGCCTCTGCAAAGTTGCGACTTCAGACGATTGTGATAAGGAGGCAGCGGTTGATGAATCCAGGTTCGATGAGCTCATCGAGCTTGATTCGCCACTTCCGGCACCCAAAAACGTGATCCAGATTGACGATAGTGTCGGTAAGAACGACATTAGGGATATTTTGAATGAGTTGAATTCAAAGTTCGAGTTGCTGTCAGTTGAGAGGAAGCGAGAGACGAAGCAGGTGAAACCGATTGAGGGTTCTTCAGCTTTGTTTAGAGGAAAGGAAACTTATGAGGATGATGAGGTCGTAGAGTTCGGGAGTGCGGGGTCTTCATTCTCTCCACAGCAGGATCCGAGTAACGACCAGTCACAGGGTGCCAAGTATGCTGTTGGTGATGCCGGAATTGAGTATGTGGAAGATGATGACTCTCCTGCCAAGTTTGCTGGTGGTGATGGTGGAATTGAGTATGTGCAAGATGATGACTCTCCTGCCAAGTTTGCTGGTGGTGATGGTGGAATTGAGTATGTGCAAGATGATGACTCAGATGATTCTGTTGAAGAATTGGTTAATTTTGAGCCAAAGGGTGATGGCTCCATCACTCTGCCAGGCCCCAAATATACTTTTAAGTTGCCCTCTAAAATTGCGAAAATGTTGTATCCACATCAGAGGGATGGATTGAAGTGGCTCTGGTCTTTGCATTGCTTGGGTAAAGGTGGAATCTTGGGAGATGACATGGGTTTGGGGAAAACAATGCAG ATGTGTGGCTATCTTGCTGGACTCTTTCATTCTCGAATTATTAAAAGGGCATTGATTGTGGCCCCAAAAACCTTGTTGCCCCATTGGATCAAGGAATTATCCGCTGTTGGTCTTTCTGAAAAGACGAGAGA ATATTTTGGAACTAATACAAAAGCCAGAGAATATGAACTTCAGTACATACTTCAG GATAAAGGTGTTCTTCTAACAACATATGATATTGTCCGCAACAATTCTAAGTCCTTGCGAGGGAGTTATCATTTTGATGATGAGGACAATGAAGATGGTGCCACATGGGACTATATGATCCTTGATGAG GGGCACCTTATAAAGAACCCAAGCACACAGAGGGCTAAAAGTTTGCTTGAGATACCATGTAGCCACCGCATTATCATTAGTGGCACACCATTGCAAAATAATCTTAAG GAGTTGTGGGCTTTGTTCAATTTCTGCTGCCCTGAGTTACTTGGTGACAATAAATG gttcaaagaaaaatttgaagTACCCATACTTCGTGGAAATGACAAACATGCTACGGACAGAGATAAGCGTGTAGGATCTGCTATAGCAAAG GACTTAAGAGATCGTATTCAACCTTACTTTTTGCGACGTTTGAAGAGTGAGGTTTTCAATCAAGATGATGACAAAACAACTGCAAAACTTTCCAAGAAAGAAGAGATTATTGTTTGGCTTCGATTGACTAGTATTCAG CGACATCTATATGAAGCATTTTTGAAGAGTGAGATTGTTCTCTCAGCATTTGATGGCTCGCCACTTGCTGCCCTTACG ATTTTGAAGAAAATATGTGATCATCCACTTCTGTTGACAAAGCGGGCAGCTGAGGATGTATTGGAAGGGATGGACTCAATGCTAAAGCCAGAAGAAGTTAATGTTGCTGAAAAATTGGCGATGCACATAGCAGATGTTACAGACACAGATAGGTTCAAAAATGAGCATGGTCATGATGTATCATGCAAAATTTCTTTCATCATGTCATTATTG GATAATCTGATCCCAGAAGGGCATAGTGTCCTTATCTTTTCTCAGACTCGCAAAATGCTTAACATTATTCAG GAATGCCTAGCATCCAAAGGTTATGACTTTCTACGGATTGATGGAACAACAAAAGCCTGTGACAGATTAAGGATTGTTAAT GAATTCCAAGCAGGTGCAAGTGCCCCTATATTTCTGTTGACATCTCAAGTAGGTGGTTTAGGACTCACACTCACAAGAGCAGATCGTGTTATTGTTGTTGATCCTGCTTGGAACCCAAG TACGGATAACCAAAGTGTCGACCGTGCATATCGTATTGGTCAAAAGAAAGATGTTCTTGTTTATAGACTGATGACATGTGGAACTGTTGAAGAAAAGATCTATAGGAAGCAG GTATATAAAGGAGGATTATTCAGAACTGCTACTGAACAAAAAGAACAAACTCGCTACTTTAGTCAGCAG GATCTTAGGGAGCTTTTCAGCCTTCCAAAAGAGGGGTTTGATGTATCTGTTACCCAACGACAATTGGATGAGGAGCATGATGGTCAACATACATT GAATGACACTTTTAAAGCACATATAGAATTCCTGAGAAGTCAAGGTATAGCAGGAGTTAGCCACCATAGTTTACTCTTTTCCAAAACAGGACCAGTTCAAGCTGCTCCTGAAGATGATGATATGACGAG GAGGAATCAAGGGACTAGATATATTGGTACTTCAGTATCGTCTTCTTCAAATGACCGAATGGCTGATGG AGCTGAGTTTGCCTCTAAACCCAAGGATTTAGATCGAAGCAAAAAGGGTTTTTCCCCTAGCAGCGATGGTAAAATGACAGAGTCGGAAATCAAAGATAGAATTAAGCGGCTCTCTCAAACTCTGTCAAATACG GCGATGATTTCTAGATTACCGGATAAGGGGGCGAAACTACAGAAAAGGTTGACGGAGCTGAATTCGGAGCTTGCCAGATTAGGGATGGAAGAAAGAACTGGTGCTGATCTGGATGATTTCACCAGTGAGTTTCAAAGAGTGTTGAATGTATAG
- the LOC112791091 gene encoding protein CHROMATIN REMODELING 24 isoform X2 → MERSVSRTHKKPMSLNDSHHRFLQDLSAHPKSKPSPSPSASEKEHDETPIQSDDHTIPRFSAITDFDSPIGPDSEEKPSSIEVKPPRSSPKESSQASLGTTRNDEKKTKLKLQGRRRLCKVATSDDCDKEAAVDESRFDELIELDSPLPAPKNVIQIDDSVGKNDIRDILNELNSKFELLSVERKRETKQVKPIEGSSALFRGKETYEDDEVVEFGSAGSSFSPQQDPSNDQSQGAKYAVGDAGIEYVEDDDSPAKFAGGDGGIEYVQDDDSPAKFAGGDGGIEYVQDDDSDDSVEELVNFEPKGDGSITLPGPKYTFKLPSKIAKMLYPHQRDGLKWLWSLHCLGKGGILGDDMGLGKTMQMCGYLAGLFHSRIIKRALIVAPKTLLPHWIKELSAVGLSEKTREYFGTNTKAREYELQYILQDKGVLLTTYDIVRNNSKSLRGSYHFDDEDNEDGATWDYMILDEGHLIKNPSTQRAKSLLEIPCSHRIIISGTPLQNNLKELWALFNFCCPELLGDNKWFKEKFEVPILRGNDKHATDRDKRVGSAIAKDLRDRIQPYFLRRLKSEVFNQDDDKTTAKLSKKEEIIVWLRLTSIQRHLYEAFLKSEIVLSAFDGSPLAALTILKKICDHPLLLTKRAAEDVLEGMDSMLKPEEVNVAEKLAMHIADVTDTDRFKNEHGHDVSCKISFIMSLLDNLIPEGHSVLIFSQTRKMLNIIQECLASKGYDFLRIDGTTKACDRLRIVNEFQAGASAPIFLLTSQVGGLGLTLTRADRVIVVDPAWNPSTDNQSVDRAYRIGQKKDVLVYRLMTCGTVEEKIYRKQVYKGGLFRTATEQKEQTRYFSQQDLRELFSLPKEGFDVSVTQRQLDEEHDGQHTLNDTFKAHIEFLRSQGIAGVSHHSLLFSKTGPVQAAPEDDDMTRRNQGTRYIGTSVSSSSNDRMADGAEFASKPKDLDRSKKGFSPSSDGKMTESEIKDRIKRLSQTLSNTAMISRLPDKGAKLQKRLTELNSELARLGMEERTGADLDDFTSEFQRVLNV, encoded by the exons ATGGAAAGGAGCGTTAGCAGAACCCACAAGAAGCCAATGAGCCTTAACGACTCTCATCATCGCTTCCTTCAAGACCTCTCCGCTCATCCTAAATCcaaaccctctccctctccctctgccTCCg AGAAGGAGCACGATGAAACTCCCATTCAATCAGATGATCATACTATTCCCCGATTCTCTGCTATCACCGACTTCGATTCTCCTATCG GGCCTGACTCGGAGGAGAAACCCTCTTCCATCGAGGTCAAACCTCCGCGCTCTTCTCCGAAGGAAAGTTCACAGGCTTCATTGGGGACAACGCGTA ATGACGAGAAGAAGACCAAGCTGAAGTTGCAGGGTCGTCGCCGCCTCTGCAAAGTTGCGACTTCAGACGATTGTGATAAGGAGGCAGCGGTTGATGAATCCAGGTTCGATGAGCTCATCGAGCTTGATTCGCCACTTCCGGCACCCAAAAACGTGATCCAGATTGACGATAGTGTCGGTAAGAACGACATTAGGGATATTTTGAATGAGTTGAATTCAAAGTTCGAGTTGCTGTCAGTTGAGAGGAAGCGAGAGACGAAGCAGGTGAAACCGATTGAGGGTTCTTCAGCTTTGTTTAGAGGAAAGGAAACTTATGAGGATGATGAGGTCGTAGAGTTCGGGAGTGCGGGGTCTTCATTCTCTCCACAGCAGGATCCGAGTAACGACCAGTCACAGGGTGCCAAGTATGCTGTTGGTGATGCCGGAATTGAGTATGTGGAAGATGATGACTCTCCTGCCAAGTTTGCTGGTGGTGATGGTGGAATTGAGTATGTGCAAGATGATGACTCTCCTGCCAAGTTTGCTGGTGGTGATGGTGGAATTGAGTATGTGCAAGATGATGACTCAGATGATTCTGTTGAAGAATTGGTTAATTTTGAGCCAAAGGGTGATGGCTCCATCACTCTGCCAGGCCCCAAATATACTTTTAAGTTGCCCTCTAAAATTGCGAAAATGTTGTATCCACATCAGAGGGATGGATTGAAGTGGCTCTGGTCTTTGCATTGCTTGGGTAAAGGTGGAATCTTGGGAGATGACATGGGTTTGGGGAAAACAATGCAG ATGTGTGGCTATCTTGCTGGACTCTTTCATTCTCGAATTATTAAAAGGGCATTGATTGTGGCCCCAAAAACCTTGTTGCCCCATTGGATCAAGGAATTATCCGCTGTTGGTCTTTCTGAAAAGACGAGAGA ATATTTTGGAACTAATACAAAAGCCAGAGAATATGAACTTCAGTACATACTTCAG GATAAAGGTGTTCTTCTAACAACATATGATATTGTCCGCAACAATTCTAAGTCCTTGCGAGGGAGTTATCATTTTGATGATGAGGACAATGAAGATGGTGCCACATGGGACTATATGATCCTTGATGAG GGGCACCTTATAAAGAACCCAAGCACACAGAGGGCTAAAAGTTTGCTTGAGATACCATGTAGCCACCGCATTATCATTAGTGGCACACCATTGCAAAATAATCTTAAG GAGTTGTGGGCTTTGTTCAATTTCTGCTGCCCTGAGTTACTTGGTGACAATAAATG gttcaaagaaaaatttgaagTACCCATACTTCGTGGAAATGACAAACATGCTACGGACAGAGATAAGCGTGTAGGATCTGCTATAGCAAAG GACTTAAGAGATCGTATTCAACCTTACTTTTTGCGACGTTTGAAGAGTGAGGTTTTCAATCAAGATGATGACAAAACAACTGCAAAACTTTCCAAGAAAGAAGAGATTATTGTTTGGCTTCGATTGACTAGTATTCAG CGACATCTATATGAAGCATTTTTGAAGAGTGAGATTGTTCTCTCAGCATTTGATGGCTCGCCACTTGCTGCCCTTACG ATTTTGAAGAAAATATGTGATCATCCACTTCTGTTGACAAAGCGGGCAGCTGAGGATGTATTGGAAGGGATGGACTCAATGCTAAAGCCAGAAGAAGTTAATGTTGCTGAAAAATTGGCGATGCACATAGCAGATGTTACAGACACAGATAGGTTCAAAAATGAGCATGGTCATGATGTATCATGCAAAATTTCTTTCATCATGTCATTATTG GATAATCTGATCCCAGAAGGGCATAGTGTCCTTATCTTTTCTCAGACTCGCAAAATGCTTAACATTATTCAG GAATGCCTAGCATCCAAAGGTTATGACTTTCTACGGATTGATGGAACAACAAAAGCCTGTGACAGATTAAGGATTGTTAAT GAATTCCAAGCAGGTGCAAGTGCCCCTATATTTCTGTTGACATCTCAAGTAGGTGGTTTAGGACTCACACTCACAAGAGCAGATCGTGTTATTGTTGTTGATCCTGCTTGGAACCCAAG TACGGATAACCAAAGTGTCGACCGTGCATATCGTATTGGTCAAAAGAAAGATGTTCTTGTTTATAGACTGATGACATGTGGAACTGTTGAAGAAAAGATCTATAGGAAGCAG GTATATAAAGGAGGATTATTCAGAACTGCTACTGAACAAAAAGAACAAACTCGCTACTTTAGTCAGCAG GATCTTAGGGAGCTTTTCAGCCTTCCAAAAGAGGGGTTTGATGTATCTGTTACCCAACGACAATTGGATGAGGAGCATGATGGTCAACATACATT GAATGACACTTTTAAAGCACATATAGAATTCCTGAGAAGTCAAGGTATAGCAGGAGTTAGCCACCATAGTTTACTCTTTTCCAAAACAGGACCAGTTCAAGCTGCTCCTGAAGATGATGATATGACGAG GAGGAATCAAGGGACTAGATATATTGGTACTTCAGTATCGTCTTCTTCAAATGACCGAATGGCTGATGG AGCTGAGTTTGCCTCTAAACCCAAGGATTTAGATCGAAGCAAAAAGGGTTTTTCCCCTAGCAGCGATGGTAAAATGACAGAGTCGGAAATCAAAGATAGAATTAAGCGGCTCTCTCAAACTCTGTCAAATACG GCGATGATTTCTAGATTACCGGATAAGGGGGCGAAACTACAGAAAAGGTTGACGGAGCTGAATTCGGAGCTTGCCAGATTAGGGATGGAAGAAAGAACTGGTGCTGATCTGGATGATTTCACCAGTGAGTTTCAAAGAGTGTTGAATGTATAG